Proteins co-encoded in one Streptococcus pyogenes genomic window:
- the sdaAA gene encoding L-serine ammonia-lyase, iron-sulfur-dependent, subunit alpha: MFYTIEELVKQADQQFNGNIAELMIATEVEMSGRNREDIIKIMSRNLQVMKAAVTEGLTSTKSISGLTGGDAVKMDNYIKKGNSLSDTTILNAVRNAIAVNELNAKMGLVCATPTAGSAGCLPAVLATAIEKLDLSEKEQLEFLFTAGAFGLVIGNNASISGAEGGCQAEVGSAAAMSAAALVKAAGGTSHQASQAIAFVIKNLLGLVCDPVAGLVEVPCVKRNALGASFALVAADMALADIDSQIPVDEVIDAMYQVGSAMPTAFRETAEGGLAATPTGRRYSVEIFGE, encoded by the coding sequence ATGTTTTATACTATTGAAGAACTTGTCAAACAAGCTGACCAACAATTTAATGGAAATATTGCTGAACTCATGATTGCCACGGAAGTGGAGATGTCTGGAAGAAATCGAGAAGATATTATCAAAATCATGTCACGCAATTTACAAGTTATGAAAGCAGCTGTAACAGAAGGACTAACCTCAACCAAATCTATCAGTGGTTTGACAGGGGGCGATGCGGTCAAAATGGATAACTACATTAAAAAAGGGAACAGCCTTTCTGATACTACTATTCTTAATGCTGTTAGAAATGCTATAGCTGTAAACGAATTAAATGCTAAAATGGGACTTGTCTGTGCAACACCCACTGCAGGAAGTGCAGGATGCTTACCAGCAGTGCTCGCAACAGCTATTGAAAAACTTGACTTATCAGAAAAAGAACAATTAGAGTTTTTATTTACTGCAGGAGCTTTTGGTCTTGTTATTGGAAATAACGCCTCTATTTCTGGTGCAGAAGGTGGATGCCAAGCAGAAGTTGGTTCTGCAGCTGCTATGAGTGCAGCTGCTCTTGTTAAAGCAGCCGGTGGAACATCTCATCAAGCTAGTCAAGCTATTGCGTTTGTTATCAAAAATTTATTAGGACTTGTCTGTGATCCTGTTGCCGGCCTAGTAGAAGTGCCTTGTGTCAAACGCAATGCCCTAGGAGCAAGTTTCGCCCTTGTCGCAGCTGATATGGCTTTAGCTGATATTGATTCTCAAATTCCTGTTGACGAAGTTATTGATGCTATGTATCAAGTCGGCTCTGCCATGCCAACTGCTTTCCGTGAAACAGCAGAAGGTGGTTTAGCCGCTACTCCAACTGGACGACGTTACAGCGTAGAAATATTTGGCGAATAA
- a CDS encoding transglycosylase SLT domain-containing protein: MFKKENLKQRYFNFGLVALALTILAIIFAFSSKNADTKSYAKKSESKMVTIDKAPKNNHAITKEESKEKAKSIASEPIPTVENSVAPTVTEEVPVVQQEVTQTVQQVSSVAYNPNNVVLSNGNTAGIVGSQAAAQMAAATGVPQSTWEHIIARESNGNPNAANASGASGLFQTMPGWGSTATVEDQVNAALKAYSAQGLSAWGY, from the coding sequence ATGTTTAAGAAAGAAAATTTAAAACAACGTTATTTTAATTTTGGATTAGTAGCGTTAGCTCTAACAATATTAGCCATCATTTTTGCCTTCTCAAGTAAAAATGCTGATACTAAGTCTTATGCTAAGAAGTCAGAAAGTAAAATGGTAACAATCGACAAGGCTCCAAAAAATAATCATGCTATTACTAAAGAAGAAAGCAAAGAAAAAGCAAAGAGCATTGCTTCGGAGCCTATTCCCACAGTAGAAAACTCTGTAGCTCCGACAGTAACAGAGGAAGTACCGGTTGTTCAGCAAGAAGTGACTCAAACTGTTCAGCAGGTATCTTCAGTAGCCTATAATCCAAACAATGTGGTACTTTCCAATGGAAATACTGCTGGTATTGTAGGAAGTCAAGCGGCGGCACAGATGGCAGCAGCAACAGGTGTTCCACAATCAACTTGGGAACATATAATTGCGCGTGAATCTAATGGAAATCCTAACGCAGCTAATGCTTCTGGGGCATCAGGGTTGTTCCAGACAATGCCAGGTTGGGGTTCTACAGCAACGGTTGAAGATCAAGTCAATGCAGCCTTGAAAGCCTATAGTGCACAAGGTTTATCAGCTTGGGGTTACTAA